In the Acropora muricata isolate sample 2 chromosome 10, ASM3666990v1, whole genome shotgun sequence genome, one interval contains:
- the LOC136887471 gene encoding calumenin-B-like isoform X1, protein MLFALFFFSCVLYPRWGIFGDKSRPSVVDSYPEAGQTDDVDKDKEKDKLRLVFPVIDTNGDGQISVQELASRTEMSMKAFYRQEAATRSKELDANGDGKVTWEEYANEAENSGAFTEQQRKRDKRRFSFADLNKNGWLSSDELLSVFHPEENPHMFAIIVEEFMEFADSDRDGYLSFDEYKVTTVDSGETNLRSVDKSFKRLDNDQDGRLDKDETKLWLSAISTISQAKNQAQRQVKMADDNKLLEESTSCCRKSSTPIITLFYVLVYCYVPLFSGHDSGLDGVLSQEEMLRHILLFTTGSQKQKSQGSVKNEL, encoded by the exons ATGCTATTTgccctttttttcttctcttgtgTCTTGTATCCACGATGGGGAATTTTCGGCGATAAATCTAGACCAAGTGTTGTTGACTCGTATCCCGAAGCAGGACAAACTGACGATGTGGacaaagacaaggaaaaagACAAGCTGAG GTTGGTGTTCCCAGTGATAGACACTAATGGTGATGGCCAAATATCTGTCCAGGAACTTGCTTCACGGACTGAGATGAGCATGAAAGCTTTTTACAGGCAAGAAGCCGCTACGCGATCAAAGGAATTAGATGCGAATGGGGACGGCAAGGTGACATGGGAAGAATACGCAAATGAAGCTGAGAATAGTGGAG CCTTTACAGAGCAGCAAAGAAAGCGCGATAAAAGAAGATTTTCCTTTGCCGACTTGAACAAAAATGGCTGGCTGTCAAGTGACGAACTTCTTTCGGTTTTCCATCCAGAGGAAAATCCGCACATGTTTGCAATCATAGTAGAG GAATTTATGGAGTTTGCAGACAGCGACAGAGACGGTTATCTCTCATTTGATGAATACAAAG TGACAACAGTAGATTCTGGTGAAACAAACCTTCGCTCTGTTGATAAATCTTTCAAGAGGTTGGATAACGATCAAGACGGCAGACTGGACAAA gaTGAAACGAAGTTGTGGCTGTCAGCAATTAGCACGATTTCTCAGGCAAAGAACCAAGCCCAGCGACAAGTTAAAATGGCAGATGATAATAAG CTTCTTGAAGAATCAACGTCGTGCTGCCGCAAAAGTTCAACACCAATAATAACGTTATTTTACGTGTTGGTGTATTGTTATGTACCTTTATTTTCTGGACATGACTCTGGTTTG GATGGCGTTTTAAGCCAAGAGGAAATGCTGAGGCACATACTACTATTTACTACTGGAAGTCAAAAGCAAAAGTCTCAAGGATCTGTTAAGAACGAACTGTAA
- the LOC136887471 gene encoding calumenin-A-like isoform X2: MLFALFFFSCVLYPRWGIFGDKSRPSVVDSYPEAGQTDDVDKDKEKDKLRLVFPVIDTNGDGQISVQELASRTEMSMKAFYRQEAATRSKELDANGDGKVTWEEYANEAENSGAFTEQQRKRDKRRFSFADLNKNGWLSSDELLSVFHPEENPHMFAIIVEEFMEFADSDRDGYLSFDEYKVTTVDSGETNLRSVDKSFKRLDNDQDGRLDKDETKLWLSAISTISQAKNQAQRQVKMADDNKDGVLSQEEMLRHILLFTTGSQKQKSQGSVKNEL, from the exons ATGCTATTTgccctttttttcttctcttgtgTCTTGTATCCACGATGGGGAATTTTCGGCGATAAATCTAGACCAAGTGTTGTTGACTCGTATCCCGAAGCAGGACAAACTGACGATGTGGacaaagacaaggaaaaagACAAGCTGAG GTTGGTGTTCCCAGTGATAGACACTAATGGTGATGGCCAAATATCTGTCCAGGAACTTGCTTCACGGACTGAGATGAGCATGAAAGCTTTTTACAGGCAAGAAGCCGCTACGCGATCAAAGGAATTAGATGCGAATGGGGACGGCAAGGTGACATGGGAAGAATACGCAAATGAAGCTGAGAATAGTGGAG CCTTTACAGAGCAGCAAAGAAAGCGCGATAAAAGAAGATTTTCCTTTGCCGACTTGAACAAAAATGGCTGGCTGTCAAGTGACGAACTTCTTTCGGTTTTCCATCCAGAGGAAAATCCGCACATGTTTGCAATCATAGTAGAG GAATTTATGGAGTTTGCAGACAGCGACAGAGACGGTTATCTCTCATTTGATGAATACAAAG TGACAACAGTAGATTCTGGTGAAACAAACCTTCGCTCTGTTGATAAATCTTTCAAGAGGTTGGATAACGATCAAGACGGCAGACTGGACAAA gaTGAAACGAAGTTGTGGCTGTCAGCAATTAGCACGATTTCTCAGGCAAAGAACCAAGCCCAGCGACAAGTTAAAATGGCAGATGATAATAAG GATGGCGTTTTAAGCCAAGAGGAAATGCTGAGGCACATACTACTATTTACTACTGGAAGTCAAAAGCAAAAGTCTCAAGGATCTGTTAAGAACGAACTGTAA
- the LOC136887470 gene encoding calumenin-like: MLHPLTLSCLALLCVCILEVQAGSRIKFREPHNHKLSSEEHYENGKHNEDFDHAAFLGQDEAKRWKKLPPYEVKQQLKELFPKIDVNQDKNVSDQELYEWIEQHMRKHVLRGAGKKMKDLDTNKDGKVSWEEYKESKFPASMEEGLKPDVLKDLRLIRNRDKRRFDFVDTDNDGHLSREELTLFLHPEESKRMTSFIIQETLDMFDTNKDGKVSLSEYLGDESTRDSQNLKSLTRTFNIELDRNHDGFLDKREIQKWTLPGTDKDPIEIEAHHMMKMGDDNKDGFLQVDELVRHYREFAGSRVTKYGDLLKEEL, encoded by the exons ATGTTACATCCGTTGACACTGTCCTGTTTAGCATTGCTATGTGTTTGTATTTTAGAAGTTCAAGCGGGCAGTAGAATAAAATTTCGTGAACCCCATAATCACAAGCTGTCGTCCGAAGAACATTATGAAAATGGAAAACATAACGAAGACTTCGATCATGCAGCCTTTCTTGGCCAAGACGAAGCGAAGAGATGGAAAAAGTTGCCTCCTTATGAAGTTAAACAGCAGCTGAA GGAGCTGTTCCCTAAAATAGATGTAAACCAGGACAAGAATGTCTCAGATCAAGAACTCTATGAGTGGATTGAACAGCACATGAGAAAACATGTACTCCGAGGAGCtggcaagaaaatgaaagacttgGACACGAATAAGGATGGCAAGGTATCATGGGAAGAGTACAAAGAATCGAAATTTCCCGCTTCCATGGAGGAAG GTTTGAAACCGGACGTCCTCAAAGACTTAAGACTAATACGAAACCGTGATAAGAGAAGGTTCGATTTTGTTGACACGGACAACGATGGTCATTTGTCAAGAGAGGAGCTTACCTTGTTCTTGCATCCTGAGGAATCAAAACGTATGACGTCATTTATCATCCAG GAAACCCTGGATATGTTTGATACGAATAAGGATGGCAAGGTTTCTCTCAGTGAATACCTGG GTGATGAATCCACAAGAGATTCTCAGAACCTCAAAAGCCTCACAAGGACCTTTAACATAGAACTGGACAGGAATCACGATGGTTTCCTTGACAAG CGAGAGATACAAAAGTGGACCCTTCCAGGGACAGATAAAGATCCTATTGAGATTGAAGCACATCACATGATGAAAATGGGCGACGATAATAAG GATGGATTTCTTCAAGTCGACGAGCTTGTCAGACATTACCGAGAATTTGCTGGAAGCCGCGTCACCAAGTACGGAGACCTACTGAAAGAAGAATTATAA
- the LOC136887464 gene encoding helicase-like transcription factor, giving the protein MAEFNGNSLTGVNMSQMLQNPPNICNNSSIGDQSCKCSSSSDDNFHEDILDQKADINHGLKASREGGEVEKISPNMTVHTNLCISENYINKQSTVGKEKQLCPRESTKGKVELCDHQLGLCDATSEVCYEKKLTVTCAPIVDAFTDSAHVNPPLCSSKGAQYQQSLHSFQSPENSVIQPLHELLQEESATGSVGSHQVCTGPEITSSDIVVPQGNAEPGLQTSSSKVKLVTETTSHSVPASMQENHHGVQSHAKTTIAFFNLENKKEDIAPRLLLTTIPQSTLATLSCPLMLLPPQFVSTAIDMAVTSVSRELSYSSFDCSNKQLGSSSIPLASNQVTVAPTLSPCLQVSAATHQQVAESKGSVVKEEPVPSSFTGISSSSGSRDTASVITEDSTNIAPQNPTAISNFTPCSKCNSLLVCLCSKASPSEVVPAVSPLSSSAFCEGICSSNTNGNEPNLPPPDMKPQILPVVPLNGLDQLFESLVEYVKIAKAEQPEAITTQLFPHQLQALNWMIIRENNTDLAPFWTQVNNSIWINKGTNFSTNRKPDSPKGGILADDMGLGKTLTVITLIMVNHRNGKPMFLRRASNQKRAPSTSSEESTCKFEPAKKVAQTDACDSDDDDGVVNKVAIKKRKGTVDNMKRLADSKALKQPGFKFRQMYLSKIASKSPKKEKSTEEKSRTPPTPVKTPDDNHYSVLVVDKEMKSMEGGHSSRSPVTENTATLIVCPVSVLSNWTDQIFRHVHRDVRLQVYMYYGPERLRDLKFLREQDIVLTTYPTLTNDYSRKDSPLHKIKWLRVILDEGHTIRNPQTRLTNAMLDLEASRRWVLTGTPIQNRLDDLWSLIRFLRLKPFDDKFWWNSNVANSVRRGCPQGVNRLQKLLKHISIRRLKSDKHEGKLLVELPPRTVVIQEVELSKEERDLYDSMQKDGQLIIKRYIRDGVIHRRYAHCFAILLRLRQLCLHPSLCAKDSEQVQNARNILQALGVNLDANHDSQEHIADLLVALSSGVDEECPVCFDSLDDPVITRCAHAFCRRCIMDRISSEDMAPNCPLCSAPVNENDLIKVPENTIKKSSETEKPNEEMTTVEKNSSKLEALLNALDVIRNKNPSIKSLVVSQFTSFLDLIGDALRRENFLFVRLDGRMTQEARARAIERFSDTSSSAPTVFLLSLTAGGVGLNLTAATRVFLLDPAWNPAVEEQCFDRSHRMGQTQEVIITKYIVTNSIEERMLTLQEQKRELMSQAFGLNTQSREDRRRSRVREIRHLIGL; this is encoded by the exons ATGGCAGAATTCAATGGGAATTCATTAACTGGTGTAAATATGTCTCAAATGCTCCAGAATCCTCCAAATATTTGCAACAATAGCAGCATCGGAGATCAGTCTTGTAAATGCTCGTCTTCAAGTGATGATAATTTTCATGAAGACATACTAGATCAAAAAGCCGACATTAATCATGGACTCAAAGCCTCGAGGGAAGGAGGAGAAGTTGAGAAGATTAGTCCAAACATGACTGTACATACAAATTTGTGCATTTCTGAAAATTATATTAATAAGCAATCAACAGTCGGAAAAGAGAAACAACTGTGTCCAAGGGAATCTACCAAGGGCAAAGTTGAACTGTGTGACCATCAATTAGGTTTGTGTGATGCCACAAGCGAAGTTTGCTATGAAAAAAAACTTACAGTCACATGTGCACCCATAGTTGATGCATTCACAGATTCTGCTCATGTAAATCCCCCACTTTGTTCTTCCAAAGGAGCACAGTACCAGCAAAGTTTGCATTCTTTCCAAAGTCCAGAAAACAGTGTGATACAACCATTGCATGAACTTTTACAAGAAGAATCTGCAACTGGAAGTGTTGGTAGTCATCAAGTATGTACTGGCCCAGAAATTACCAGCAGTGACATCGTTGTGCCTCAAGGGAATGCTGAACCAGGATTGCAAACATCTTCATCTAAGGTTAAACTTGTCACCGAGACTACAAGCCATAGTGTTCCAGCCAGCATGCAAGAGAATCATCATGGTGTACAGTCTCATGCTAAAACTACTATAGCATTTTTCAACCTTGAGAATAAAAAAGAAGATATTGCACCAAGGCTGTTgttaacaacaataccacagTCAACACTGGCCACTTTGTCATGTCCTCTTATGTTGTTACCTCCTCAATTTGTATCAACAGCTATTGACATGGCAGTCACTTCAGTTTCTCGTGAATTGAGTTATTCAAGTTTCGATTGTTCAAATAAACAATTGGGTTCCAGCTCAATACCTTTAGCATCAAACCAGGTGACAGTAGCCCCAACTTTATCTCCTTGTTTACAAGTTTCAGCAGCCACTCACCAACAAGTCGCTGAATCAAAAGGTTCAGTTGTCAAAGAGGAACCTGTACCCTCAAGCTTTACAGGCATTTCATCGTCGTCAGGTTCTCGAGATACTGCATCTGTGATCACTGAAGATAGCACAAACATTGCCCCACAGAACCCAACTGCTATTTCTAATTTTACTCCATGCAGTAAATGTAATTCCTTACTTGTTTGTTTATGTTCAAAAGCCTCTCCAAGTGAGGTTGTGCCAGCTGTGAGTCCTCTGAGCTCCAGTGCATTTTGTGAGGGAATCTGCTCCAGCAATACAAATGGGAATGAACCAAATTTGCCTCCACCAGACATGAAGCCTCAAATACTTCCAGTGGTG CCTTTAAATGGCTTGGATCAGCTGTTTGAAAGCTTGGTTGAATATGTCAAGATCGCCAAAGCTGAACAACCAGAG GCCATCACTACGCAGCTGTTCCCTCATCAACTGCAAGCTCTTAACTGGATGATAATAAGAGAGAACAACACTGATTTAGCTCCATTTTGGACACAAGTTAACAATTCCATATGGATCAACAAAGGAACCAATTTTTCTACCAACAGAAAACCAGATTCTCCCAAAGGTGGAATCCTTGCTGATGATATGGGGCTTGGGAAAACTCTGACAGTTATTACCCTGATCATGGTCAATCACCGCAATGGAAAGCCGATGTTCTTGAGAAGAGCATCAAACCAAAAG agGGCACCATCAACTTCAAGTGAAGAAAGCACATGCAAGTTTGAGCCAGCAAAGAAAGTGGCGCAAACAGACGCATGtgacagtgatgatgatgatggtgttGTAAATAAGGTTGCcattaaaaagagaaaaggcACAGTAGACAACATGAAAAG ACTGGCTGACAGTAAGGCATTAAAACAACCAGGCTTTAAATTTAGGCAAATGTACCTCTCTAAGATTGCCAG TAAGTCacctaagaaagaaaaatcaacaGAAGAGAAATCTAGAACACCACCAACACCCGTCAAAACTCCTGATGACAACCATTATAGTGTTTTGGTTGTTGACAAGGAAATGAAATCCATGGAAGGTGGTCACAGCAGTAGATCCCCTGTTACGGAAAACACTGCAACATTGATTGTCTGTCCAGTGTCTGTGCTTAGTAATTGGACG GACCAGATATTTCGTCATGTCCATCGAGATGTCAGATTGCAAGTGTACATGTATTATGGACCAGAGCGTTTAAGGGACTTGAAGTTTCTAAGAGAACAAGACATTGTTCTCACTACTTATCCAACACTCACCAATGATTACAGTCGT aaggATTCACCGCTTCACAAGATTAAGTGGTTACGCGTGATCTTAGATGAAGGTCATACCATCAGGAACCCACAGACCCGCCTCACCAACGCTATGTTGGACCTAGAAGCCAGTCGCAGATGGGTCCTTACAGGGACACCAATACAGAATAGATTGGATGATTTGTGGTCACTGATCAGGTTTTTAAGATTGAAGCCGTTTGATGACAAGTTCTGGTGGAATTCCAATGTTGCCAATAGTGTTAGACGAGGTTGTCCCCAAGGTGTCAA CCGTTTGCAGAAACTTCTAAAACACATTTCCATCAGACGACTCAAGTCTGACAAGCATGAAGGAAAACTTCTTGTTGAACTGCCACCTCGTACTGTGGTGATACAGGAGGTGGAACTTTCCAAGGAAGAGCGAGACTTGTATGATTCTATGCAGAAGGATGGACAGTTGATTATTAAAAG GTATATCCGAGATGGTGTGATTCACCGAAGATATGCGCACTGTTTTGCTATTTTACTGCGTCTGCGTCAATTGTGTTTACATCCCAGTCTATGTGCCAAAGACAGTGAACAGGTACAGAATGCACGAAACATCTTGCAAG CTCTAGGTGTGAATCTTGATGCGAATCACGACTCTCAAGAACACATTGCAGACCTTTTAGTGGCCTTATCATCGGGAGTTGACGAAGAGTGCCCAGTTTGTTTTGATTCGCTGGACGACCCCGTCATCACTCGTTGTGCGCATGCCTTTTGCCGACGGTGCATTATGGATAGGATATCGTCAGAGGATATGGCGCCTAATTGCCCGTTGTGCAGTGCGCCAGTCAACGAGAATGACTTGATTAAAGTCCCGGAGAATACGATAAAGAAATCATCTGAAACGGAGAAACCAAACGAAGAAATGACTACAGTCGAGAAAAACAGTTCTAAG cttgAAGCTCTGTTGAATGCACTGGATGTCATTAGAAACAAGAACCCCTCTATTAAGAGTCTTGTGGTGTCTCAGTTCACGTCTTTTTTGGACTTAATTGGGGATGCTCTCCGAAGAGAAAACTTTCTGTTCGTGAGACTGGACGGAAGAATGACACAGGAAGCCAGAGCACGAGCCATAGAGAGATTTTCAGACACTAGTTCCAGCGCTCCAACCgtgtttttgttgtcattgacaGCTGGAGGTGTGGGCTTGAATCTAACTGCTGCAACACGTGTGTTTCTTTTGGATCCG GCGTGGAATCCAGCAGTTGAGGAACAGTGTTTTGATCGCAGCCATCGTATGGGTCAAACGCAAGAAGTCATCATCACAAAG TACATTGTCACGAATTCCATAGAAGAGCGAATGTTGACACTGCAAGAACAGAAGCGAGAGCTGATGAGCCAGGCCTTTGGTTTGAATACGCAGAGTCGGGAGGACAGGAGACGATCTCGCGTCAGAGAAATCAGGCATCTGATTGGTCTGTGA
- the LOC136887472 gene encoding calumenin-like → MYLGQICQVFVLCVNILQVFAPCPFGHNPALPKQPGSEASFKPPEDGSEDGISEKIMVVRLKHLINITDTDKDGKSSVDELTTWNHEAAKERFVEEAQERLLDMDKNKDGKVSFEEYDKSQQKISRADDDQQAKRFRQADEDNSGFLTKDEIISMFHPEESPHMFDVVSEEFLQLGDENKDGLLSFDEYKRKVLKKDDGNQIVAKPFFDQQDKNQDGNICKEEIKTWLSSLNSATKARKEAENLIRDCDDDKDGAVSEEEVVNHVDIFMRATKQTNNTKKRKPKEEL, encoded by the exons ATGTATTTAGGACAAATTTGTCAGGTTTTTGTTCTTTGTGTTAATATTTTACAAGTTTTTGCGCCTTGTCCGTTTGGACATAATCCGGCTTTACCAAAGCAACCGGGCTCAGAAGCTAGCTTTAAGCCTCCCGAAGATGGTTCCGAAGATGGTATATCGGAGAAGATAATGGTGGTACGACTGAA GCACTTGATTAACATCACAGATACCGATAAAGATGGCAAATCTTCTGTAGATGAATTAACTACTTGGAACCATGAAGCAGCAAAAGAACGTTTTGTTGAAGAAGCTCAAGAGAGATTGTTGGATATGGACAAGAATAAAGATGGAAAAGTTTCGTTCGAAGAATACGACAAAAGTCAACAGAAGATTAGTCGCG CCGACGACGACCAACAAGCAAAAAGGTTCAGGCAAGCAGATGAAGATAACAGCGGCTTTCTCAcgaaagatgaaataatttcaatgtttcatCCTGAAGAAAGCCCACACATGTTTGATGTAGTTTCTGAG GAATTTTTGCAGCTGGGTGATGAAAACAAAGATGGATTGTTATCATTTGATGAGTATAAAA GAAAGGTATTGAAGAAGGACGACGGGAATCAGATAGTAGCTAAACCATTTTTTGATCAGCAAGATAAAAACCAAGATGGAAACATTTGCAAA GAGGAAATAAAAACGTGGTTGTCATCACTGAACTCGGCTACCAAGGCAAGAAAAGAGGCAGAGAATCTTATTAGAGACTGTGATGATGACAAG GATGGTGCAGTAAGTGAGGAGGAAGTAGTAAATCACGTGGACATTTTCATgagagcaacaaaacaaacaaataatacgAAGAAGCGAAAGCCCAAGGAAGAATTGTGA
- the LOC136887468 gene encoding leucine-rich repeat-containing protein 28-like yields MCATVYDEIQEAASQGHTNVYLNYRKLSELPRELLELFTIQRLYLKRNVLKKLPADIWRLASLVELYLHSNSLHELPDGIGKLQFLEKLNVDNNHLKKLPATIGNLHSLVSLNVANNELVHLPKEIENLNNLRNLNVMNNKIESLPWQLCYCQSLKILSFDGNLIQKIPRQLMQHLGLVELSASGNKLRSIPHDVNKLVSLESLILDHNLELHLLPATLLKMESLSILGLSIKSGEILQHHEEDFSALQQVLSLRHLPDRAANSVLPLIEVCFRAVYPFVKSFSYQRVSSLRLPNHVTELLTTPTGHCFVCDMPYFTAAFHLNESSDTALRIVKPNSTNLRRVLETRCLFCFCCCSKACLDKVLWMRDSPD; encoded by the exons ATGTGCGCTACCGTGTATGATGAGATTCAGGAAGCGGCGTCTCAAGGTCACACAAACGTCTATTTAAATTATCGCAAGCTGAGTGAATTGCCAAGGGAGCTGCTGGAATTGTTCACAATACAAAGGCTGTATTTAAAACGAAATGTCCTAAAGAAACTT CCTGCAGATATTTGGAGACTTGCAAGCCTAGTTGAACT GTACTTGCACTCCAACAGCCTTCATGAGCTACCAGATG GCATTGGTAAGCTTCAGTTTCTTGAAAAGCTTAATGTTGACAACAACCACCTTAAAAAACTGCCTGCAACCATCGGTAATCTGCACTCACTTGTCTCATTAAATGTGGCAAATAATGAGTTAGTACATTTGCCAAAag aAATAGAAAATCTAAACAATCTGAGGAATCTCAATGTCATGAATAACAAGATTGAGTCATTACCATGGCAACTTTGCTACTGCCAGTCTCTGAAGATACTCTCATTTGATGGCAATCTGATTCAGAAAATTCCACGTCAGTTAATGCAGCACCTAGGACTGGTTGAACTCTCTGCCAGTGGAAATAAACTGAGATCTATTCCACATG ATGTGAATAAACTTGTGTCACTTGAATCGTTAATACTTGATCACAACCTTGAGCTTCATCTATTGCCAGCAACGTTACTAAAAATGGAGAGTTTATCAATTCTTGGTTTGAGCATCAA ATCTGGTGAAATACTTCAGCACCATGAGGAAGATTTTTCTG CTCTACAGCAAGTTCTAAGTTTAAGGCATCTCCCTGACAGAGCTGCCAACAGTGTTCTTCCCTTGATAGAAGTTTGCTTCAGAGCAGTTTACCCTTTTG TCAAGTCATTTTCGTACCAGCGTGTTTCAAGTCTTCGTCTCCCCAATCATGTGACCGAACTTCTGACCACACCCACAGGACACTGTTTTGTTTGCGACATGCCGTACTTCACAGCGGCATTTCACCTGAACGAAAGCTCTGACACCGCCTTACGCATTGTCAAGCCAAACTCGACTAACTTACGGAGAGTGCTCGAAACACGAtgcttgttttgtttctgttgttgctCCAAGGCCTGTTTGGATAAAGTGCTCTGGATGAGAGACTCTCCAGACTAA